A section of the Quatrionicoccus australiensis genome encodes:
- a CDS encoding lysozyme, producing MILEKLNDLIRKFEGLRLKPYLCPAGVPTIGYGHTGPEVSIKMKPITEPVAEAMMVQDAATFATASANLSPVLYFDSDKHSAIADFCFNLGTTRYKASTLRRKVNAGDWEGAQEELQKWVWGGGKKLPGLIARRKAEALLLK from the coding sequence ATGATCTTAGAAAAGCTAAATGATCTGATTCGCAAGTTTGAGGGTTTGAGGCTCAAGCCTTACTTATGCCCTGCTGGTGTTCCGACGATTGGTTACGGACACACAGGGCCAGAAGTAAGCATAAAGATGAAGCCAATCACTGAACCAGTTGCAGAGGCAATGATGGTGCAGGACGCGGCAACATTTGCGACCGCTTCGGCAAACCTCTCGCCTGTCCTCTATTTTGACAGTGACAAGCACAGTGCCATTGCTGACTTCTGTTTCAACCTTGGAACCACTAGATACAAGGCAAGCACATTGCGCCGAAAGGTCAATGCTGGCGATTGGGAAGGCGCACAGGAAGAGCTGCAAAAGTGGGTATGGGGCGGAGGAAAGAAGCTGCCCGGACTGATTGCAAGACGCAAGGCAGAGGCTTTGCTACTCAAGTAA